A window of the Capricornis sumatraensis isolate serow.1 chromosome 9, serow.2, whole genome shotgun sequence genome harbors these coding sequences:
- the FEM1A gene encoding protein fem-1 homolog A isoform X1, whose amino-acid sequence MDLHTAVYNAARDGKLQLLQKLLSGRSREELEELTGEVASGGTPLLIAARYGHLDVVEYLVDRCGASVEAGGSVHFDGEIIEGAPPLWAASAAGHLDVVRSLLRRGASVNRTTRTNSTPLRAACFDGHLEVVRYLVGEHQADLEVANRHGHTCLMISCYKGHREIARYLLEQGAQVNRRSAKGNTALHDCAESGSLEILQLLLGCNARMERDGYGMTPLLAASVTGHTNIVEYLIQEQPAGDEQAQPGLARAQPQGAHSSPEEPPSGESYESCCPTSREAAVEALELLGATYVDKKRDLLGALKHWRRAMELRHQGGEYLPKPEPPQLVLAYDYSREVNTTEELEALITDPDEMRMQALLIRERILGPSHPDTSYYIRYRGAVYADSGNFERCIRLWKYALDMQQNNLEPLSPMTASSFLSFAELFSYVLQDRSAKGSLGTPIGFADLMGVLCKGVREVERALQLPKEPGDSAQFTKALAIILHLLYLLEKVECTPDQEHLKHQTVYRLLKCAPRGKNGFTPLHMAVDAETTNVGRYPVGRFPSLQVVKVLLDCGADPDSRDFDNNTPLHIAAQNNCPGIMNALIEAGAHMDATNAFKKTAYELLDEKLLAKSTIQPFNYVTLQCLAARALDKNKIPYKGFIPEELEAFIELH is encoded by the coding sequence ATGGACCTCCACACCGCCGTGTACAATGCCGCCCGCGACGGCAAGCTGCAGCTCCTTCAGAAGCTGCTCAGCGGCCGGAGCCGGGAGGAGCTGGAAGAGCTGACGGGCGAGGTGGCCAGCGGGGGTACGCCGCTGCTCATCGCCGCCCGTTACGGCCACCTGGACGTAGTCGAGTACCTGGTGGACCGGTGCGGCGCCAGTGTGGAGGCGGGCGGCTCGGTGCACTTTGATGGCGAGATCATCGAGGGCGCGCCGCCGCTGTGGGCCGCCTCGGCCGCCGGCCACTTGGACGTGGTGCGGAGCCTGCTGCGCCGCGGGGCCTCGGTGAACCGCACCACGCGTACCAACTCGACGCCCCTGCGCGCCGCCTGCTTCGACGGGCACCTGGAGGTGGTGCGCTATTTGGTGGGCGAGCACCAGGCGGACCTGGAGGTGGCCAACCGGCACGGGCACACGTGCCTCATGATCTCCTGTTACAAGGGCCACCGCGAGATCGCCCGCTACCTGCTGGAGCAGGGCGCCCAGGTGAACCGGCGCAGCGCCAAGGGCAACACAGCTCTGCACGACTGCGCCGAGTCTGGCAGCCTGGAGATTTTGCAGCTGCTGCTCGGCTGCAACGCCCGCATGGAGCGTGATGGCTACGGCATGACACCGTTGCTGGCGGCCAGCGTGACGGGCCACACCAACATCGTGGAGTACCTCATCCAGGAGCAGCCTGCTGGGGACGAGCAGGCGCAGCCCGGGCTGGCCAGGGCGCAGCCCCAGGGCGCCCACTCGTCCCCCGAGGAGCCCCCGAGCGGTGAATCGTACGAGAGCTGCTGCCCCACCAGCAGGGAAGCCGCCGTGGAAGCCTTGGAGCTGCTGGGAGCCACCTACGTGGATAAGAAGCGGGATCTGCTCGGGGCCCTGAAACACTGGAGACGGGCGATGGAGCTGCGGCACCAGGGGGGCGAGTATCTGCCCAAACCGGAGCCCCCGCAGCTGGTCCTGGCCTATGACTACTCGAGGGAGGTGAACACCACCGAGGAACTGGAGGCGCTCATTACCGACCCGGATGAGATGCGCATGCAGGCCCTGCTGATCCGAGAGCGCATCCTAGGTCCTTCCCACCCGGACACGTCCTACTACATCCGCTACCGGGGCGCGGTGTACGCCGACTCAGGCAACTTCGAGCGCTGCATCCGCCTGTGGAAGTACGCCCTGGACATGCAGCAGAACAACCTGGAGCCTCTGAGTCCCATGACGGCCAGCAGTTTCCTGTCCTTCGCCGAACTCTTCTCCTACGTGCTCCAGGACCGCTCGGCCAAGGGCAGCCTAGGCACGCCCATCGGCTTCGCAGACCTCATGGGGGTGCTGTGCAAAGGGGTGCGGGAAGTGGAGCGGGCCCTGCAGCTGCCCAAGGAGCCCGGGGACTCGGCACAGTTTACCAAGGCCCTGGCCATCATCCTCCACCTGCTCTACCTGCTGGAGAAGGTGGAGTGCACCCCCGACCAGGAGCACCTGAAACACCAGACCGTCTACCGGCTGCTCAAGTGCGCCCCCCGCGGCAAGAACGGCTTCACCCCCCTGCACATGGCCGTGGACGCAGAGACCACCAACGTGGGCCGCTACCCGGTGGGCAGGTTCCCCTCCCTGCAGGTGGTCAAGGTGTTGCTAGACTGCGGGGCCGACCCAGACAGCCGGGACTTCGACAACAACACCCCACTGCACATCGCAGCGCAGAACAACTGCCCGGGCATCATGAACGCCCTGATTGAGGCGGGGGCCCACATGGACGCCACCAACGCCTTCAAGAAGACGGCCTACGAGCTGCTGGACGAAAAGCTGCTGGCCAAGAGCACCATCCAGCCCTTCAACTACGTGACCCTGCAGTGCCTTGCGGCCCGCGCCCTGGATAAGAACAAGATCCCCTACAAGGGCTTCATCCCTGAGGAGCTGGAGGCCTTCATCGAGCTGCACTGA
- the FEM1A gene encoding protein fem-1 homolog A isoform X2, which yields MDLHTAVYNAARDGKLQLLQKLLSGRSREELEELTGEVASGGTPLLIAARYGHLDVVEYLVDRCGASVEAGGSVHFDGEIIEGAPPLWAASAAGHLDVVRSLLRRGASVNRTTRTNSTPLRAACFDGHLEVVRYLVGEHQADLEVANRHGHTCLMISCYKGHREIARYLLEQGAQVNRRSAKGNTALHDCAESGSLEILQLLLGCNARMERDGYGMTPLLAASVTGHTNIVEYLIQEHCCPTSREAAVEALELLGATYVDKKRDLLGALKHWRRAMELRHQGGEYLPKPEPPQLVLAYDYSREVNTTEELEALITDPDEMRMQALLIRERILGPSHPDTSYYIRYRGAVYADSGNFERCIRLWKYALDMQQNNLEPLSPMTASSFLSFAELFSYVLQDRSAKGSLGTPIGFADLMGVLCKGVREVERALQLPKEPGDSAQFTKALAIILHLLYLLEKVECTPDQEHLKHQTVYRLLKCAPRGKNGFTPLHMAVDAETTNVGRYPVGRFPSLQVVKVLLDCGADPDSRDFDNNTPLHIAAQNNCPGIMNALIEAGAHMDATNAFKKTAYELLDEKLLAKSTIQPFNYVTLQCLAARALDKNKIPYKGFIPEELEAFIELH from the exons ATGGACCTCCACACCGCCGTGTACAATGCCGCCCGCGACGGCAAGCTGCAGCTCCTTCAGAAGCTGCTCAGCGGCCGGAGCCGGGAGGAGCTGGAAGAGCTGACGGGCGAGGTGGCCAGCGGGGGTACGCCGCTGCTCATCGCCGCCCGTTACGGCCACCTGGACGTAGTCGAGTACCTGGTGGACCGGTGCGGCGCCAGTGTGGAGGCGGGCGGCTCGGTGCACTTTGATGGCGAGATCATCGAGGGCGCGCCGCCGCTGTGGGCCGCCTCGGCCGCCGGCCACTTGGACGTGGTGCGGAGCCTGCTGCGCCGCGGGGCCTCGGTGAACCGCACCACGCGTACCAACTCGACGCCCCTGCGCGCCGCCTGCTTCGACGGGCACCTGGAGGTGGTGCGCTATTTGGTGGGCGAGCACCAGGCGGACCTGGAGGTGGCCAACCGGCACGGGCACACGTGCCTCATGATCTCCTGTTACAAGGGCCACCGCGAGATCGCCCGCTACCTGCTGGAGCAGGGCGCCCAGGTGAACCGGCGCAGCGCCAAGGGCAACACAGCTCTGCACGACTGCGCCGAGTCTGGCAGCCTGGAGATTTTGCAGCTGCTGCTCGGCTGCAACGCCCGCATGGAGCGTGATGGCTACGGCATGACACCGTTGCTGGCGGCCAGCGTGACGGGCCACACCAACATCGTGGAGTACCTCATCCAGGAGCA CTGCTGCCCCACCAGCAGGGAAGCCGCCGTGGAAGCCTTGGAGCTGCTGGGAGCCACCTACGTGGATAAGAAGCGGGATCTGCTCGGGGCCCTGAAACACTGGAGACGGGCGATGGAGCTGCGGCACCAGGGGGGCGAGTATCTGCCCAAACCGGAGCCCCCGCAGCTGGTCCTGGCCTATGACTACTCGAGGGAGGTGAACACCACCGAGGAACTGGAGGCGCTCATTACCGACCCGGATGAGATGCGCATGCAGGCCCTGCTGATCCGAGAGCGCATCCTAGGTCCTTCCCACCCGGACACGTCCTACTACATCCGCTACCGGGGCGCGGTGTACGCCGACTCAGGCAACTTCGAGCGCTGCATCCGCCTGTGGAAGTACGCCCTGGACATGCAGCAGAACAACCTGGAGCCTCTGAGTCCCATGACGGCCAGCAGTTTCCTGTCCTTCGCCGAACTCTTCTCCTACGTGCTCCAGGACCGCTCGGCCAAGGGCAGCCTAGGCACGCCCATCGGCTTCGCAGACCTCATGGGGGTGCTGTGCAAAGGGGTGCGGGAAGTGGAGCGGGCCCTGCAGCTGCCCAAGGAGCCCGGGGACTCGGCACAGTTTACCAAGGCCCTGGCCATCATCCTCCACCTGCTCTACCTGCTGGAGAAGGTGGAGTGCACCCCCGACCAGGAGCACCTGAAACACCAGACCGTCTACCGGCTGCTCAAGTGCGCCCCCCGCGGCAAGAACGGCTTCACCCCCCTGCACATGGCCGTGGACGCAGAGACCACCAACGTGGGCCGCTACCCGGTGGGCAGGTTCCCCTCCCTGCAGGTGGTCAAGGTGTTGCTAGACTGCGGGGCCGACCCAGACAGCCGGGACTTCGACAACAACACCCCACTGCACATCGCAGCGCAGAACAACTGCCCGGGCATCATGAACGCCCTGATTGAGGCGGGGGCCCACATGGACGCCACCAACGCCTTCAAGAAGACGGCCTACGAGCTGCTGGACGAAAAGCTGCTGGCCAAGAGCACCATCCAGCCCTTCAACTACGTGACCCTGCAGTGCCTTGCGGCCCGCGCCCTGGATAAGAACAAGATCCCCTACAAGGGCTTCATCCCTGAGGAGCTGGAGGCCTTCATCGAGCTGCACTGA